Proteins encoded by one window of Lathyrus oleraceus cultivar Zhongwan6 chromosome 1, CAAS_Psat_ZW6_1.0, whole genome shotgun sequence:
- the LOC127113967 gene encoding uncharacterized protein LOC127113967 produces the protein MAGKFSEEQSTYFKGRCDPKDSQTWLQKFEKIFRVMACTDAHKILFEMHMLFEEDEYLWKNAHQREDACTDITWDNFKREFLEKYFSDDVHNKKKIEFLKLKQGNMTVVDYVAKFEELSRFFPYYNGVGEESKGVKFESGLHPKIRQFIGYLEIRQFSMLVNKCMIYDEDICVRSAHYKSVSKKKNGN, from the coding sequence ATGGCTGGGAAATTTTCAGAGGAACAATCCACCTACTTTAAAGGAAGGTGTGATCCTAAAGATTCCCAGACTTGGCTTCAGAAGTTTGAGAAGATCTTTAGAGTGATGGCATGCACTGATGCACATAAGATCTTGTTTGAGATGCATATGTTGTTCGAGGAGGATGAGTATTTGTGGAAGAATGCCCACCAAAGGGAAGATGCATGTACCGATATCACTTGGGATAACTTCAAGCGTGAATTTCTGGAGAAGTACTTTTCGGATGATGTTCAcaataagaaaaagattgagTTTCTTAAGTTGAAGCAAGGAAACATGACAGTGGTTGATTACGTGGCTAAATTTGAGGAATTGTCCAGATTTTTCCCTTATTACAATGGGGTAGGAGAAGAATCTAAGGGTGTGAAGTTTGAGAGTGGCTTACATCCTAAGATCAGGCAGTTCATTGGTTACTTGGAGATTCGACAATTCTCGATGCTTGTTAATAAATGCATGATCTATGATGAGGATATTTGTGTTAGGTCTGCTCACTACAAAAGTGTTAGTAAGAAGAAGAATGGCAACTAG